In the genome of Molothrus aeneus isolate 106 chromosome 5, BPBGC_Maene_1.0, whole genome shotgun sequence, one region contains:
- the FBXL14 gene encoding F-box/LRR-repeat protein 14: protein METHISCLFPELLAMIFGYLEVRDKGRAAQVCTAWRDAAYHRSVWRGVEAKLHLRRANPSLFPSLAARGIRRVQILSLRRSLSYVVQGMADIESLNLSGCYNLTDNGLSHAFVAEISSLRSLNLSLCKQITDSSLGRIAQYLKGLEVLELGGCSNITNTGLLLIAWGLQRLKSLNLRSCRHLSDVGIGHLAGMTRSAAEGCLGLEQLTLQDCQKLSDLSLKHLARGLGRLRQLNLSFCGGISDAGLLHLSHMSSLRSLNLRSCDNISDTGIMHLAMGSLRLSGLDVSFCDKVGDQSLAYIAQGLDGLRSLSLCSCHISDEGINRMVRQMHGLRTLNIGQCVRITDKGLELIAEHLSQLTGIDLYGCTRITKRGLERITQLPCLKVLNLGLWEMTESEKVR, encoded by the coding sequence ATGGAAACGCACATCTCGTGCCTGTTCCCCGAGCTGCTCGCCATGATCTTCGGGTACCTGGAGGTGCGCGACAAGGGCCGCGCGGCGCAGGTGTGCACGGCCTGGCGGGACGCCGCCTACCACCGCTCGGTGTGGCGGGGCGTGGAGGCCAAGCTGCACCTGCGCCGCGCCAACCCCTCGCTCTTCCCCAGCCTGGCGGCGCGGGGCATCCGGCGGGTGCAGATCCTGTCGCTGCGGCGCAGCCTGAGCTACGTGGTCCAGGGCATGGCGGACATCGAGAGCCTCAACCTCAGCGGCTGCTACAACCTCACCGACAACGGGCTGAGCCACGCCTTCGTGGCGGAGatcagctccctgcgctcgctcAACCTGAGCCTCTGCAAGCAGATCACGGACAGCAGCCTGGGCCGCATCGCCCAGTACCTCAAGGGCCTGGAGGTGCTCGAGCTCGGAGGCTGCAGCAACATCACCAACACCGGCCTGCTGCTCATCGCCTGGGGCCTGCAGCGCCTCAAGAGCCTCAACCTGCGCTCCTGCCGGCACCTCTCCGACGTGGGCATCGGGCACCTGGCGGGCATGACCCGCAGCGCGGCCGAGGGCTgcctgggcctggagcagctcacgCTGCAGGACTGCCAGAAGCTCAGCGACCTCTCGCTCAAGCACCTGGCCCGCGGGCTGGGCCGCCTCCGCCAGCTCAACCTCAGCTTCTGCGGGGGCATCTCGGACGCGGGGCTGCTGCACCTGTCGCACATGAGCAGCCTGCGGAGCCTCAACCTGCGCTCCTGCGACAACATCAGCGACACGGGCATCATGCACCTGGCCATGGGCAGCCTGCGGCTGTCCGGCCTCGACGTCTCCTTCTGCGACAAGGTGGGGGACCAGAGCCTAGCCTACATCGCACAGGGCCTCGACGGGCTGCGCTCgctgtccctctgctcctgccacatCAGCGACGAGGGCATCAACCGCATGGTGCGGCAGATGCACGGGCTGCGCACCCTCAACATCGGCCAGTGCGTCCGCATCACCGACAAGGGCCTGGAGCTCATCGCCGAACACCTCAGCCAGCTCACGGGCATCGACCTCTACGGCTGCACCCGCATCACCAAGCGGGGCCTGGAGCGCATCACCCAGCTGCCCTGCCTCAAGGTGCTCAACCTGGGACTTTGGGAAATGACTGAGAGTGAGAAGGTCAggtga